In Triticum urartu cultivar G1812 chromosome 6, Tu2.1, whole genome shotgun sequence, the following proteins share a genomic window:
- the LOC125516385 gene encoding uncharacterized protein LOC125516385: protein MWAIQLLLSDRRLLPLRSGANPPPKPSFPSHLTSPSPLPSPPPPPPRPRRARDPSGTGDPLRQPLFPSPSRPLSSRYPRRRPDLKPQRRHRRVARWPRLVVASITDASGDMLPGPPPPLLMGYPSVPSASPSAAPSSSIGASIAIIAIVIIASTLVILCIKVFCRSSRPPRPSWSPFSRRSSISWRASSSGESDRKCAAAAAVHACPGASASSRKHAEGLVFGLKVPVPSAPSLPEVELVILGLLSQPPVLLQQGMFCCICAQNFAPSDMILSLPACLHKFHERCIIPWIRGHTPYCCPFCDASITIPFPDPEKTHSSDRYDVEAQTVVAPAPPGEEVAEAVGLSRGWLRSSLDRLSGSWRGCSSSHATAVVVPVSSRRTTGSWRVNNSDKEDVEAVGGSHGWLGSFLATLSSTWSGHSDSRSTTMVSSVSSGCATGSLSLVLSGCGSADLCSRSWDPEAAVQKT, encoded by the exons atgtgggccatACAACTGCTTCTTTCTGATCGCCGTCTCCTCCCGCTCAGGTCAGGCGCCAATCCCCCACCAAAACCTTCCTTCCCATCCCACCTCACCTCGCCTTCTCCTCTCCCatccccaccgccgccgcctcctcgtccGCGCCGCGCGCGCGATCCCTCCGGCACCGGCGACCCGCTCCGTCAGCCTCTCTTCCCGTCGCCGTCGCGCCCCCTGAG CTCCAGGTACCCGCGAAGGCGTCCGGACCTCAAGCcgcagcgccgccaccgccgggtCGCCCGCTGGCCTCGTCTCGTCGTCGCCTCCATCACCGATGCATCAGGAG ATATGCTTCCAGGACCGCCACCACCTCTTCTTATGGGATATCCCTCTGTGCCGAGCGCATCACCCTCAGCTGCACCGTCATCATCCATAGGTGCCAGCATTGCCATCATCGCTATCGTCATCATCGCGTCAACCCTCGTGATCTTGTGCATTAAGGTCTTTTGTCGTAGCTCCCGCCCCCCTCGCCCGTCCTGGTCGCCATTCTCTCGCCGCAGCAGCATCTCCTGGAGGGCCTCATCATCAGGAGAGTCTGACAGGAAGTGTGCAGCGGCGGCAGCTGTTCATGCTTGCCCGGGGGCCAGTGCTTCGTCTAGAAAGCATGCAGAAGGTTTGGTGTTTGGGTTGAAGGTCCCTGTGCCATCTGCGCCCTCTCTACCAGAGGTGGAGCTGGTGATCTTGGGGTTGCTCTCGCAACCACCCGTGCTGTTGCAGCAGGGGATGTTCTGCTGCATCTGTGCCCAAAACTTTGCGCCTAGCGATATGATCCTGTCCCTTCCGGCGTGCTTGCATAAATTCCACGAGCGGTGCATTATCCCATGGATTCGTGGACACACACCTTACTGTTGTCCGTTCTGCGATGCTTCCATCACCATCCCCTTCCCTGACCCTGAAAAGACGCACAGCTCAGATCGCTATGATGTCGAGGCACAGACAGTGGTTGCGCCAGCACCGCCTGGAGAGGAGGTGGCAGAGGCTGTGGGTCTCTCTCGTGGGTGGCTGCGCTCTTCACTGGACAGACTCTCTGGCAGCTGGAGGGGATGCTCCAGCAGTCATGCCACTGCAGTTGTAGTGCCGGTGTCCTCACGACGTACCACGGGGAGCTGGAGAGTCAACAACTCTGACAAGGAGGACGTAGAGGCTGTTGGCGGCTCTCACGGGTGGCTAGGCTCTTTTCTGGCTACACTCTCAAGCACCTGGAGTGGACACTCAGACAGCCGTTCCACTACAATGGTGTCATCGGTGTCCTCAGGGTGCGCAACTGGAAGCCTGAGCCTGGTACTGAGTGGCTGCGGCAGTGCTGACTTGTGTTCCAGGAGCTGGGATCCTGAGGCAGCCGTGCAGAAGACGTAG
- the LOC125517259 gene encoding putative germin-like protein 2-2, whose amino-acid sequence MVAIRVLLLAGALLAFACSQHGVAASDPSLLQDFCVADKMSQVRVNGLPCKDVKDVVAEDFFFSGLHMAGNTANKQGSVVTAVNVAQIDGLNTMGVSLVRIDYAPNGLNPPHTHPRSTEILTVLEGCLHVGFVTSNPENRHFNKVLAKGDVFVFPKGLVHYQFNNGNTHAVAIAALSSQKPGVITVANTVFGSEPAISDDVITKAFQVEKNTVDWIQAQF is encoded by the exons ATGGTGGCCATTCGTGTGCTGCTCCTTGCAGGAGCTCTCTTGGCCTTTGCATGCTCGCAGCATGGCGTCGCCGCCTCCGACCCCAGCCTTCTCCAGGACTTCTGCGTTGCGGACAAGATGTCTCAAG TGCGTGTCAACGGACTCCCTTGCAAAGATGTGAAGGATGTCGTCGCGGAGGACTTCTTCTTTTCTGGCCTTCATATGGCCGGCAACACGGCCAACAAGCAGGGTTCCGTGGTGACCGCCGTCAACGTCGCGCAGATCGATGGGCTCAACACCATGGGCGTCTCCCTCGTCCGCATCGACTATGCGCCGAACGGCCTCAATCCTCCTCACACCCACCCGCGCTCCACCGAGATCTTGACCGTGCTAGAGGGCTGCCTCCACGTTGGCTTCGTCACCTCGAACCCTGAGAACAGACACTTCAACAAGGTTCTCGCCAAGGGAGACGTGTTTGTGTTCCCCAAGGGCCTCGTCCATTACCAGTTCAATAATGGGAACACTCATGCGGTGGCCATTGCGGCACTGAGCAGCCAGAAACCTGGAGTGATCACGGTAGCCAACACGGTGTTTGGATCGGAGCCTGCCATCTCAGATGATGTTATCACCAAGGCATTCCAGGTGGAGAAGAACACAGTCGATTGGATCCAAGCACAGTTCTAA